The following proteins are encoded in a genomic region of Thermococcus henrietii:
- a CDS encoding RNA ligase, translating to MVSSGFRNLLLKLGLPEERLEVLEGKGGIEEDTFEGIRYVRFRDSARGFRRGTAVFEDGTVVLGFPHIKRIVQLENGVRRIFKGKPFYVEEKVDGYNVRVVKVKDRILALTRGGFVCPFTTERILDFINEEFFRDYPNLILVGEMAGPESPYLVEGPPYVKEDIQFFLFDIQEKGTGRSIPAEERYKLAEEYGIPQVGVFGLYDRSRIDELRELVDRLSEEKREGVVMKTPDMKRIAKYVTPYANINDIRIGSRIFFDLPGGYFMGRISRLAFYIAERRVRGEDFENYAKALGEALLKPLVESIEEVSQGHDVEETFRVRVKNVSTAHRMVSHFERLGLKIHIEDIEDLGNGYWRITFKRLYPDATREIRELWNGLAFVD from the coding sequence ATGGTCAGCTCGGGGTTTCGAAACCTTCTCCTGAAGCTCGGCCTGCCGGAGGAGAGACTTGAGGTTCTTGAAGGCAAGGGTGGGATAGAGGAGGATACCTTCGAGGGAATCCGCTACGTCCGCTTCCGCGATTCGGCGAGGGGCTTCAGGAGGGGAACGGCCGTTTTTGAGGACGGGACAGTCGTTTTAGGATTTCCGCACATAAAGCGAATCGTCCAGCTCGAGAACGGTGTAAGGAGGATATTCAAGGGCAAACCCTTCTACGTCGAGGAGAAGGTTGACGGCTACAACGTCCGCGTCGTCAAAGTCAAGGACAGGATTTTAGCGCTCACCCGGGGCGGTTTCGTCTGCCCCTTCACGACCGAGAGGATTCTTGACTTCATCAACGAGGAGTTCTTCAGGGATTATCCCAACCTCATTCTCGTCGGCGAGATGGCCGGGCCAGAGAGTCCGTATCTGGTCGAGGGGCCACCCTACGTTAAGGAAGACATACAGTTCTTCCTGTTCGACATCCAGGAGAAGGGAACCGGCAGGAGCATTCCGGCAGAGGAGAGGTATAAACTCGCCGAGGAGTACGGGATTCCGCAGGTTGGGGTCTTCGGCCTCTACGACCGCTCAAGAATCGACGAACTGAGGGAGCTTGTTGATAGGCTCAGCGAGGAGAAGCGGGAAGGCGTCGTCATGAAGACGCCGGACATGAAGAGAATAGCGAAGTACGTGACGCCCTACGCGAACATCAACGACATAAGGATAGGCTCCAGAATCTTCTTCGACTTGCCCGGTGGCTACTTCATGGGAAGAATAAGCCGGCTCGCCTTCTACATAGCCGAGCGGAGGGTTAGGGGCGAGGACTTTGAGAACTACGCGAAGGCCCTCGGCGAGGCCCTCCTAAAGCCCCTCGTTGAGAGCATCGAAGAGGTATCGCAGGGCCACGACGTCGAGGAGACCTTCAGGGTGAGGGTGAAGAACGTGAGCACCGCCCACAGAATGGTGAGCCACTTCGAGAGGCTCGGCCTTAAAATTCACATCGAGGACATAGAGGACTTGGGGAACGGCTACTGGAGGATAACCTTCAAGAGGCTCTACCCCGACGCGACACGCGAGATAAGGGAGCTGTGGAACGGTTTGGCCTTCGTGGACTGA
- a CDS encoding 50S ribosomal protein L16, with translation MGLRPAKIDRDVDKPAYTRREYIRGAPGPRITIFDMGNLSAEFQYEVSLHAEQAMQIRQNALEAIRIQVNRYLQKNVGRSNYHFKIRVYPFQVLRENPMATGRKADRYGNGMRRPFGKPIGLAARVRKDQKILTVWVNENHLKFALAAMRRAKMKLPYSAYYRIYDREGNDVTTKVLSTMKR, from the coding sequence ATGGGACTTAGACCAGCGAAGATTGATAGGGACGTTGACAAGCCCGCTTACACGAGGAGGGAATACATACGCGGTGCCCCCGGACCGAGGATAACGATATTCGACATGGGCAACCTCTCGGCCGAGTTCCAGTACGAGGTTAGCCTTCACGCGGAGCAGGCGATGCAGATAAGGCAGAACGCCCTTGAGGCCATTCGTATTCAGGTCAACAGGTACCTCCAGAAGAACGTCGGTAGGAGCAACTACCACTTCAAGATTCGCGTTTACCCGTTCCAGGTGCTCCGCGAGAACCCGATGGCTACCGGAAGGAAGGCCGACCGTTACGGAAACGGTATGCGCAGGCCCTTTGGAAAGCCCATCGGACTTGCCGCCCGCGTCAGGAAGGACCAGAAGATACTCACCGTCTGGGTCAACGAGAACCACCTCAAGTTCGCACTGGCGGCCATGAGGAGGGCCAAGATGAAGCTCCCCTACAGCGCCTACTACAGGATTTACGACAGGGAAGGCAACGACGTCACCACCAAGGTTCTCTCCACGATGAAGCGCTGA
- a CDS encoding MFS transporter produces MERRRLAGILLLIASAFTGTIAFRLATPAIAFYTRDILRASMFAVSLVSMSFVLARAFSSVLGGLVLERGKKLVYLGAIAMMGNAVAVQLYPLTLSWLQVVGIKLLNGFLNGISWPMAQFVLAVTTPKEIRARVTAVYFFFGSTASLLGNYVYAYTVGLGLAGQMWISSAFFVLTGLIMLLSYYLLFDLITPRKKKTPDGERPSLNPKRVLTIASLMAVIVAFTSGEITYVYVSEALGLSKERTAVLLGWTGFLSALLSYFVSWLADVRSEAKMVKLTALLAGISPILASIKTAPTVFLGIFLALFAFQSFRPISRKVLASYHRSSLAIGGVNAVQNLSTFIGGMLFGLAYSLGEVHFGLTLNIALLTFLPFSLGLIIEGTRVKDG; encoded by the coding sequence ATGGAGCGCAGAAGACTCGCCGGGATTCTGCTCCTCATCGCCTCGGCCTTCACGGGAACGATTGCATTTCGCCTCGCAACCCCCGCCATAGCCTTCTACACGCGAGACATTCTAAGGGCGAGCATGTTCGCGGTTTCCCTCGTCTCGATGTCCTTTGTGCTTGCGAGGGCCTTCTCGTCCGTCCTCGGCGGTCTCGTCCTTGAGCGGGGCAAGAAACTCGTCTACCTCGGAGCGATAGCGATGATGGGGAACGCGGTAGCCGTCCAGCTCTACCCACTCACGTTGAGCTGGCTTCAGGTCGTTGGAATAAAGCTCCTCAACGGCTTCCTTAACGGGATAAGCTGGCCGATGGCCCAGTTCGTTTTAGCTGTAACGACGCCGAAGGAGATAAGGGCGCGCGTTACCGCGGTTTACTTCTTCTTCGGGAGTACAGCGTCTCTCCTTGGCAACTACGTCTACGCCTACACGGTTGGGCTCGGTTTGGCCGGTCAGATGTGGATTTCCTCAGCGTTCTTCGTCCTGACCGGCCTTATAATGCTCCTCAGCTATTACCTCCTCTTCGACCTGATAACGCCGAGGAAGAAGAAAACGCCGGACGGCGAGAGACCGAGCCTGAACCCGAAGAGGGTTCTAACGATTGCCTCGCTGATGGCGGTTATAGTGGCCTTCACCTCGGGCGAGATAACCTACGTCTACGTCTCGGAGGCTTTGGGACTGAGCAAGGAGAGAACCGCCGTTCTGCTCGGCTGGACCGGGTTCCTCTCGGCGTTGCTCAGCTACTTCGTCTCGTGGCTCGCCGATGTAAGGAGCGAAGCCAAGATGGTGAAGCTCACCGCCCTTCTCGCGGGAATCTCGCCGATTTTAGCTTCGATAAAGACCGCGCCGACAGTTTTCCTTGGGATTTTTCTGGCCCTCTTCGCGTTCCAGAGCTTCAGGCCGATTTCGCGGAAGGTTTTAGCTTCCTACCACCGCTCCTCGCTCGCGATAGGCGGTGTGAACGCGGTTCAAAACCTCTCGACCTTCATCGGCGGAATGCTCTTCGGCTTGGCTTACTCGCTCGGGGAGGTCCACTTTGGACTGACCCTGAACATCGCGCTCCTGACCTTCCTGCCCTTTTCGCTCGGACTGATAATCGAGGGAACGAGGGTGAAAGATGGGTGA
- a CDS encoding pyridoxal-phosphate-dependent aminotransferase family protein: MELRFDMEYEDAYREVYEMVKPKYKLFTAGPVACFPEVLAIMSVQMFSHRSAEAKAVHVDTLERLKKFLEADKGEIILFPSSGTGFMESAVRNTVPRGGKVLVTIIGAFGKRFADVVEANGRKAVILEKEPGYAIKPEELDDALRKNPDVHAVTITYNETSTGVLNPLPELAKVVHEHDKLLFVDAVSAMGGAEIKFDEWGIDLVFASSQKAFGVPPGLAVAAVSERVFEIAEKMPERGWYFDLPLYKKFNEKKKGTPSTPPLPQIFGLNVVLRIIEKMGGKKEWLDMYRKRSEMIREGVKEMGLGILAEPGYESPTITAVVVPEGMKGVDVYNAMRERGFELAKGYGSVAEKTFRIGNMGYMTFDDIREMLDNLREVIEKLKA; this comes from the coding sequence ATGGAGCTCCGTTTCGACATGGAGTATGAGGACGCTTACAGGGAAGTCTACGAGATGGTGAAGCCGAAGTACAAGCTCTTTACCGCCGGACCGGTCGCCTGCTTCCCCGAGGTTCTCGCGATAATGAGCGTGCAGATGTTCAGCCACCGCTCGGCCGAGGCGAAGGCCGTTCACGTTGACACCCTCGAGAGGCTCAAGAAGTTCCTTGAGGCCGACAAGGGCGAGATAATTCTCTTCCCGAGCTCGGGAACCGGCTTCATGGAGTCGGCCGTCAGAAACACCGTCCCGCGCGGTGGGAAGGTCCTCGTCACAATCATCGGCGCCTTCGGAAAGCGCTTCGCGGACGTCGTCGAGGCCAACGGAAGGAAGGCGGTAATCCTCGAGAAGGAACCCGGCTACGCGATAAAGCCCGAGGAGCTGGACGACGCCCTCAGGAAGAACCCCGACGTCCACGCGGTCACAATAACCTACAACGAGACCTCGACCGGTGTTCTCAACCCGCTCCCCGAGCTGGCCAAAGTCGTCCACGAGCACGACAAGCTCCTCTTCGTTGACGCCGTCTCGGCAATGGGCGGAGCTGAAATAAAGTTCGACGAGTGGGGCATCGACCTCGTCTTCGCGAGCAGTCAGAAGGCCTTCGGCGTCCCGCCGGGACTCGCGGTTGCGGCTGTGAGCGAGCGCGTTTTTGAGATAGCCGAGAAGATGCCCGAGCGTGGCTGGTACTTCGACCTACCGCTCTACAAGAAGTTCAACGAGAAGAAGAAGGGAACGCCGTCAACCCCACCGCTCCCGCAGATATTCGGCCTCAACGTCGTTCTCAGGATAATCGAGAAGATGGGCGGAAAGAAGGAATGGCTCGACATGTACAGGAAGAGGAGCGAGATGATACGCGAGGGCGTCAAGGAGATGGGTCTCGGTATTTTGGCTGAGCCCGGCTACGAGAGCCCGACTATTACAGCGGTCGTCGTCCCCGAGGGAATGAAGGGAGTTGACGTTTACAACGCCATGCGCGAGAGGGGCTTTGAGCTCGCCAAGGGCTACGGAAGCGTGGCGGAGAAGACTTTCCGCATAGGCAACATGGGCTACATGACCTTCGATGACATCCGCGAGATGCTCGACAACCTCAGGGAGGTCATAGAAAAGCTTAAGGCCTGA
- a CDS encoding P-loop NTPase family protein, with protein MGVYIFKPEDLIRYGSARPEQMELLKEDVLGKKDILIVGTSRSGKTKLVEALLHYVPDDWTVAVVTAYGEFKPFKPNIEVIDTAFDQRSTEERTDEVIEKLRRLSPDYVVIDTLHTVSVPRILDRLIDDYAFIVTSLAMSDDLKAEVMHWLGIDEKTFDRFDVLVELSRDWRTGMKKINRIYRIKNGELEPIV; from the coding sequence ATGGGCGTCTACATCTTCAAGCCCGAGGATTTGATACGCTACGGCTCGGCAAGGCCAGAGCAGATGGAGCTCCTGAAGGAAGATGTCCTCGGAAAGAAGGACATACTAATCGTTGGAACGAGCAGGAGCGGAAAGACGAAGCTCGTGGAAGCGCTACTCCACTACGTCCCAGACGACTGGACGGTGGCAGTTGTTACTGCCTACGGCGAGTTCAAGCCCTTCAAGCCGAACATCGAGGTCATTGATACCGCCTTCGACCAGCGCTCGACGGAGGAGAGAACCGACGAGGTCATCGAGAAACTCAGAAGGCTCAGCCCGGACTACGTCGTGATAGACACCCTCCACACCGTCAGCGTCCCGAGGATTCTGGACAGGTTAATCGACGACTACGCCTTCATCGTCACCTCGCTGGCAATGAGCGACGACCTGAAGGCCGAAGTCATGCACTGGCTCGGTATAGACGAGAAGACCTTCGACCGCTTCGACGTTCTCGTCGAGCTGAGCAGGGACTGGAGAACCGGGATGAAGAAGATAAACAGGATTTACAGGATTAAGAACGGGGAGCTCGAACCGATAGTTTAG
- a CDS encoding ATP-binding protein, whose product MITQKFVDRKEELTTLRKAFKKGALIIVYGRRRVGKTRLLVEASKGFNTLYHLCKEEEVSETLRTLNAKLFSLTGDELLLRHPVRSFDEFFERLPEDVVVIFDEFQILVKNHPRILGVLQEHLDFRGSGSIVLCGSSVSMMEELVSYGSPIYGRRTLSLKVEPLKFCHIGEFFPNYSLEDLVKVYGMVDGIPEYLLRLDPSLSPEENAREEFFGRGFLYDEAEYLLRYELRDLSTYNTILEAISYGHRSFNELRNMTGLDGSKLTRYLSILMNLGIVGREAPVTEKPKKRARNSRYFIRDNYFAFYYTFVYPFKEGIEIGIPNEALEHFERNFNRYLGWVFEDIARQFLMELNRAGKLPFKFTKIGRWWRKGEEIDLVALNERERKALFVEVKWKDLSEREARGILKDLERKAELVGLEGWRKSYGLVAKNVEGKEELKKEGWLVWDLGDFERLREIGKL is encoded by the coding sequence ATGATTACACAAAAGTTCGTTGACAGGAAGGAGGAGTTAACGACCCTACGGAAAGCCTTCAAAAAGGGCGCGCTGATTATCGTCTACGGCAGGAGAAGGGTTGGAAAGACGAGACTCCTCGTCGAGGCTTCCAAGGGATTTAACACCCTCTACCACCTCTGCAAGGAGGAAGAAGTTAGTGAGACCCTGAGAACTCTCAACGCAAAGCTTTTCTCACTCACAGGCGATGAATTACTGCTGAGGCATCCAGTACGCTCATTTGATGAGTTCTTCGAGAGACTGCCGGAGGACGTCGTGGTAATCTTTGACGAATTCCAGATTCTGGTCAAAAACCACCCCAGAATCCTCGGCGTCCTTCAGGAGCACCTTGACTTCAGGGGAAGCGGGAGCATCGTCCTCTGCGGTTCGAGCGTTTCGATGATGGAGGAGCTCGTTTCCTACGGCAGTCCAATCTACGGGAGGAGAACTCTCTCACTCAAGGTCGAGCCCCTGAAGTTCTGCCATATCGGCGAGTTCTTTCCGAACTACAGCCTCGAAGACCTTGTCAAGGTCTACGGCATGGTGGATGGAATCCCCGAGTACCTGCTTCGCCTCGACCCGTCACTCTCGCCCGAGGAGAACGCGCGGGAGGAGTTCTTCGGGAGGGGCTTCCTCTACGATGAAGCGGAATACCTGCTCCGATACGAGCTCCGGGACCTGAGCACCTACAACACGATTCTGGAGGCGATAAGCTACGGCCACCGCTCGTTCAACGAGCTGAGAAACATGACGGGGCTCGACGGCTCGAAGCTGACGCGCTACCTCAGCATACTCATGAACCTTGGCATCGTTGGCAGGGAAGCTCCCGTTACGGAAAAGCCGAAGAAACGGGCAAGGAACTCGCGGTATTTCATACGGGACAACTACTTCGCCTTTTACTACACGTTCGTTTACCCGTTCAAGGAGGGGATAGAGATTGGAATACCTAACGAAGCGCTGGAGCACTTTGAGAGGAACTTCAACCGCTACCTCGGGTGGGTCTTTGAGGACATTGCCAGACAGTTCCTCATGGAGCTGAACAGGGCTGGAAAGTTGCCGTTTAAGTTTACGAAAATCGGCAGGTGGTGGCGGAAGGGAGAGGAGATTGATTTGGTCGCTTTGAACGAGAGGGAGAGGAAGGCCCTATTTGTTGAGGTTAAGTGGAAGGATTTGAGTGAGAGGGAAGCAAGGGGAATTTTGAAGGACTTGGAGAGGAAAGCAGAGTTAGTGGGGCTTGAGGGCTGGAGAAAGAGCTACGGGCTGGTGGCTAAGAACGTTGAGGGGAAAGAGGAGCTGAAGAAAGAAGGCTGGCTTGTATGGGATTTGGGAGACTTCGAGAGGCTGAGGGAGATAGGGAAGCTTTAG
- a CDS encoding ATP-binding protein — translation MFVNRKDELKFLDSLYRSGKKEVLILYGRRRVGKTELVKRFIEGKNAVYFLADRDGLESNARRFYREAAEVLDLPKVEVRDFREAFELLKLKAPERLVVVIDEFSYLLLTNKNAPAVFQHVIDEILDEGFFLILSGSIIGLMEGLMEYGNPLYGRRTAQLKLKPLNFFHVREYFKNSPIETVVKIYSVTGGVPMYFRLFEGRNFEEELLKVAFSTTSILYEEPEFILREELGDVHRHYLILEAIALGRHRVSEIASFAGIEAKDMPKYLRTLISLELVRREVPVTEPERSKKARYYLNDNFFAFWFRFVKPNRGKIELGTFEMDWDAFNTYVGRTFEDVARQFLIELNRAGKLPFRFTKIGRWWRKGEEIDLVALNEREKRTLFVEVKWKDLSEREARGVLKDLARKAEFVGLEDWERFYGLVAKKVNGKEELTKEGWLVWDLGEFP, via the coding sequence ATGTTTGTCAACCGAAAAGATGAGCTGAAGTTCCTTGACTCACTCTACCGCTCAGGAAAAAAGGAGGTCTTGATTCTCTACGGGCGCAGGCGCGTTGGGAAGACCGAGCTCGTGAAAAGGTTCATTGAAGGGAAAAATGCAGTTTACTTCTTAGCCGACAGGGACGGGCTGGAGTCGAACGCGAGGAGGTTTTACAGGGAAGCCGCCGAGGTTCTTGACCTGCCAAAGGTTGAAGTCAGGGACTTCAGGGAGGCCTTTGAACTCCTGAAGCTCAAGGCTCCCGAAAGGCTCGTCGTCGTTATAGACGAGTTTTCGTACCTTTTGCTTACCAATAAGAACGCCCCAGCGGTTTTCCAGCACGTCATAGACGAAATCCTTGACGAGGGGTTCTTCCTCATTCTGAGCGGGTCGATAATCGGCCTGATGGAGGGACTTATGGAGTACGGCAACCCCCTCTACGGCAGGAGAACGGCACAGCTCAAGCTTAAGCCCCTCAACTTCTTCCACGTCCGCGAGTACTTCAAAAACTCACCGATTGAGACCGTCGTGAAGATATACTCTGTTACCGGCGGCGTTCCCATGTACTTCAGGCTCTTTGAGGGGAGAAACTTCGAGGAGGAGCTCCTCAAGGTGGCCTTTTCGACGACGTCAATCCTCTACGAGGAGCCAGAGTTCATTTTGAGGGAGGAACTCGGCGACGTCCACCGCCACTACCTGATTCTTGAGGCGATTGCCCTCGGGAGGCACAGGGTCAGCGAGATTGCCAGCTTCGCGGGAATCGAGGCCAAGGACATGCCGAAGTACCTGAGAACCCTAATCTCCCTCGAACTCGTGAGGCGCGAGGTTCCCGTTACCGAGCCGGAGAGGAGCAAAAAAGCGCGCTACTACCTCAACGACAACTTCTTCGCCTTCTGGTTCAGGTTTGTTAAGCCGAACAGGGGGAAGATAGAGCTCGGAACCTTTGAGATGGACTGGGACGCCTTCAACACCTACGTGGGGAGAACCTTCGAGGATGTTGCCAGGCAGTTCCTCATCGAGCTGAACAGGGCTGGAAAACTGCCGTTCCGCTTTACAAAAATCGGCCGCTGGTGGCGGAAGGGCGAGGAGATTGATTTAGTTGCTTTGAACGAGAGAGAAAAGCGGACGCTTTTCGTCGAGGTGAAGTGGAAGGATTTGAGTGAGAGGGAAGCAAGGGGAGTTTTGAAGGACCTGGCGAGGAAGGCAGAGTTTGTGGGGCTTGAGGATTGGGAAAGGTTCTATGGGCTGGTTGCTAAGAAGGTTAATGGAAAAGAGGAGCTGACGAAAGAAGGCTGGCTCGTCTGGGACTTGGGAGAGTTTCCATAA
- a CDS encoding asparagine synthetase A produces the protein MNALQIVSRKIDPIAEVQTRTIAYLTGELSRKGFRWLLPIVLSSITDPLWPDPAAEEALRPPEVEVYGSRLRLTHSMILHKQMAVAMGIDKLFVLSPNIRLEGKEADDGRHAYEFTQLDMEIAHASMDDVMGLIEELIVGLFRELRPVVWESFERELPKPKRPFKRFTIEEIREEFGSEEEASRALEEPFWITGIPREFYDREVDGTWRNYDLYLPEGYGEVSSGGEREWEYEKILAKIRSAGLSEEAFRPYLEVAKAGLLRPSAGAGIGIERLIRYIVGAEHIAEVQPFPRIPGVPAVI, from the coding sequence ATGAACGCTCTCCAAATCGTAAGCAGGAAAATTGACCCTATTGCCGAGGTTCAGACGAGAACTATAGCATACCTCACGGGTGAGCTGTCCAGAAAGGGCTTCCGCTGGTTGCTCCCGATAGTGCTCAGCTCGATAACCGACCCCCTCTGGCCTGACCCAGCGGCGGAAGAGGCACTAAGGCCACCTGAGGTCGAGGTTTACGGTTCACGGCTCAGGCTGACGCACAGCATGATACTCCACAAGCAGATGGCCGTTGCGATGGGGATAGATAAGCTCTTCGTCCTCTCGCCCAACATAAGGCTCGAAGGTAAAGAGGCGGACGACGGAAGGCACGCCTACGAGTTCACCCAGCTCGACATGGAGATTGCCCATGCGAGCATGGACGACGTTATGGGGCTGATAGAAGAGCTCATCGTCGGTCTGTTCCGCGAGTTGAGACCAGTCGTCTGGGAGTCCTTCGAGAGGGAGCTTCCAAAGCCCAAGAGGCCCTTCAAGCGCTTTACCATTGAAGAAATCCGTGAGGAGTTTGGAAGCGAGGAGGAAGCCAGCAGAGCCCTTGAGGAGCCCTTCTGGATAACTGGAATCCCGAGGGAGTTCTACGACAGGGAGGTTGACGGAACCTGGAGGAACTACGACCTCTATCTCCCGGAAGGCTACGGCGAGGTCTCGAGCGGTGGGGAGAGGGAGTGGGAGTACGAGAAGATACTGGCCAAGATACGCTCGGCCGGTCTGAGCGAAGAGGCCTTCAGGCCCTACCTTGAGGTGGCAAAAGCCGGTCTGCTGAGGCCAAGCGCCGGGGCAGGGATAGGAATCGAGAGGTTAATCCGCTACATCGTCGGGGCGGAGCACATAGCAGAGGTCCAGCCCTTCCCGAGGATTCCGGGCGTTCCGGCTGTTATTTGA
- a CDS encoding AAA family ATPase codes for MGCVGRGREIFFTPKPRDDNLFGRNKELEKLLSYLHDGVWVAVLGPRMVGKTSLAKSAVRRYVQDKNSMGIYINVASCGSFGEFSRKVVDSIETAFKAMKSQRRLKSISLGVYISDPGGILKTGIQFNVDFERGRSAVRNFVSAVNSLPPDTVIILDEIQEVRNRKDILLRSLWEIYNERPDLRIIFTGSYSGVLKALFTAGKKEAMFGRPPEQLVLSPWPVKTAEEYLLKGFEKCGIEYGHSEIADAIMTLGTLPGWLTLYGYKRCRGEPHERAKRLVRDEAVLKAKKELMNYVSTRTEPYKTIKLLKSLSEGPKRWSELKAVSRLSEPALSEVLEQLTEELGVLKKNELNRANVTYEFVNELYREAAKYLSTAEIEKR; via the coding sequence GTGGGTTGTGTGGGAAGAGGTAGAGAGATATTTTTCACGCCCAAACCAAGGGACGATAACCTGTTCGGTAGGAACAAAGAGCTTGAAAAACTTCTCTCCTATCTCCACGATGGTGTGTGGGTCGCGGTTCTTGGCCCGAGAATGGTGGGTAAAACGAGCCTCGCCAAGTCTGCGGTCAGGAGGTATGTACAAGATAAAAACTCAATGGGCATTTACATAAACGTTGCAAGTTGCGGTAGCTTTGGAGAATTTTCTCGCAAGGTGGTGGATAGCATAGAAACCGCGTTTAAGGCCATGAAATCCCAAAGGAGGCTGAAAAGTATTAGTTTGGGCGTTTATATTTCTGACCCTGGAGGCATACTGAAGACCGGAATTCAATTCAACGTGGACTTTGAGCGGGGAAGGAGTGCCGTTAGGAACTTCGTGTCGGCTGTGAACTCACTGCCCCCAGACACCGTTATTATCCTCGATGAGATACAGGAAGTGAGGAACAGAAAAGACATTCTCCTAAGGAGTTTGTGGGAAATCTACAACGAAAGGCCCGATTTGAGGATAATCTTTACGGGTTCATACTCAGGGGTTCTTAAGGCCCTGTTTACAGCAGGGAAGAAAGAGGCGATGTTCGGCAGACCCCCAGAGCAGCTGGTTCTTAGCCCATGGCCCGTTAAAACTGCGGAGGAGTACCTGTTAAAGGGCTTTGAGAAATGCGGGATAGAATACGGGCACTCTGAGATTGCCGACGCGATAATGACACTCGGCACGCTTCCCGGCTGGCTCACCCTCTACGGCTACAAGAGATGCAGGGGAGAACCTCACGAGCGTGCAAAGCGCCTTGTAAGAGATGAAGCGGTCCTAAAGGCAAAGAAGGAGCTAATGAATTACGTTTCAACGAGAACTGAGCCTTACAAGACTATAAAGCTCCTAAAGTCCCTCTCAGAGGGCCCGAAGAGGTGGAGTGAACTGAAGGCCGTTAGCAGACTGTCCGAGCCAGCCCTCTCCGAGGTTCTGGAACAGCTCACTGAGGAACTCGGCGTCCTAAAGAAAAACGAGCTGAATCGAGCCAACGTAACCTACGAGTTCGTTAATGAGCTGTATCGGGAGGCGGCCAAGTACCTGAGTACCGCAGAAATTGAGAAGAGATGA
- a CDS encoding aminotransferase class V-fold PLP-dependent enzyme — MMRNLFPALEKFKAYLNTASTGLMPSTALLEATKLLSDVIEFNGEVNSVDYMDELVLKPLQREAGRLMKVRPENVGLSIQTTEGLRRILLALEPKRGQNLVSLDTEFPTIPALLKSYAKRFGLKLRVVENRNGIHSLEDIEKAIDDNTFAVVLSSVNWVIGERIDLSELSKIAHEHGAWLIVDAVQHLGSLRLFPEKEGVDALSAGSEKWLISPDTGAGLIYASDELLEEAKPIAGLLNNEPPTGDWGSWWGLPEKDPWGELRSAKGIRTLDFGGGPPYLIASALLASLRLINGLGIERIERHNTKLAKIVADEVRALGLDVFSTDSPIVTIKTGLDYSAEEALYQRLVAEGISISHRGVLGHYGIRVSPHLYNEREDVELFLEMLSRAIEMR; from the coding sequence ATGATGCGGAACCTCTTTCCGGCCCTTGAGAAGTTCAAAGCCTACCTCAACACCGCGAGCACCGGATTGATGCCCTCGACGGCCCTTCTTGAAGCGACAAAGCTCCTGAGCGACGTGATAGAGTTCAACGGGGAGGTGAACTCCGTTGACTACATGGACGAGCTTGTCTTAAAGCCCCTCCAGAGGGAAGCTGGAAGACTAATGAAGGTCAGGCCCGAGAACGTCGGCCTCTCGATTCAGACCACAGAGGGGCTGAGGAGAATCCTGCTGGCCCTCGAGCCGAAGAGGGGGCAGAACTTGGTTTCCCTCGACACTGAGTTCCCCACGATTCCAGCGCTTCTCAAGAGCTATGCCAAGCGCTTCGGCCTCAAGCTCCGCGTTGTTGAGAACAGGAACGGCATCCACAGCCTTGAAGATATTGAGAAGGCCATAGACGACAACACCTTCGCGGTCGTCCTCAGCTCGGTGAACTGGGTCATCGGCGAGCGGATTGATTTGAGCGAACTCTCAAAAATCGCCCACGAGCACGGCGCGTGGCTGATAGTTGATGCAGTCCAGCACCTCGGCTCGCTGAGGCTCTTTCCTGAGAAGGAAGGCGTGGATGCCCTCTCCGCCGGCTCGGAGAAGTGGCTCATCAGCCCTGACACCGGAGCTGGGCTAATCTACGCCTCAGACGAACTCCTTGAGGAGGCCAAGCCGATAGCGGGGTTGCTCAACAACGAACCGCCAACAGGGGACTGGGGCAGCTGGTGGGGACTGCCGGAGAAGGACCCCTGGGGTGAGCTGAGGTCCGCGAAAGGAATCAGAACGCTCGACTTCGGCGGAGGACCTCCGTACCTAATCGCCTCGGCACTTCTCGCGTCGCTCCGGCTGATTAACGGGCTGGGCATCGAGAGGATAGAGCGCCACAACACCAAGCTCGCAAAGATTGTCGCCGATGAGGTTAGGGCCCTTGGCCTCGACGTCTTCTCGACGGACTCGCCGATAGTGACGATAAAGACCGGGCTGGACTACAGCGCGGAGGAGGCGCTCTACCAGAGGCTCGTTGCCGAGGGAATCTCAATCAGCCACCGCGGCGTTCTCGGCCACTACGGGATAAGGGTTTCCCCTCATCTCTACAACGAGAGGGAAGACGTTGAGCTGTTCCTCGAGATGCTCTCTCGGGCCATTGAGATGCGATGA